In one Oncorhynchus masou masou isolate Uvic2021 unplaced genomic scaffold, UVic_Omas_1.1 unplaced_scaffold_938, whole genome shotgun sequence genomic region, the following are encoded:
- the LOC135538295 gene encoding zinc finger protein 239-like, translated as MNGEKETLLEEIEQSLHPLTEDNLRHLCERCGIDGSQVKGKNHRSLRRKIMEEMWENADSVKSEEQGMSWLLRLKDDIRRIQEESTVGPMSPSQSDDDATDCDEEWDVEDNDGDSDSMSSSRNNGDNPNGRSLSGRVLSSGKAPGLKVIQRPYSCDVCEKSFPHLGDLKRHQRIHTGEKPYGCDQCGKSFRQPGQLTKHKLTHTGEKSYRCDQCGKSFARADTRTEHKRTHTGEKSYVCDRCGKSFTTLGALTIHQRIHTGEKPYVCAVCEKSFRQSGQLTIHKRTHTGEKPYNCDQCEKSFAEAGSLTEHRRTHTGEKPYVCDQCGKSFTTLGTLTIHQRIHTGEKPFVCAICGKSFRQTVQLTRHKRTHAGEKSYRSFDQ; from the exons ATGAATGGAGAGAAGGAAACATTGCTGGAAGAAATCGAACAGAGTTTACACCCTCTAACGGAGGATAATTTACGACACCTGTGTGAACGTTGTGGAATAGATGGCTCCCAAGTTAAAGGAAAGAACCATCGCTCGTTGCGACGTAAAATCATGGAGGAAATGTGGGAAAATGCAGATTCAGTGAAATCGGAGGAGCAGGGAATGTCTTGGTTACTCCGACTGAAAGACGACATCAGGAGGATACAGGAAGAATCTACTGTGGGACCCATGAGTCCCAGCCAGTCTGATGACGATGCTACAGACTGCGATGAGGAATGGGACGTGGAGGACAACGATGGAGATTCAGATTCGATGTCATCAAGTAGGAAcaatg GGGACAACCCTAACGGTCGCTCGCTGAGTGGAAGGGTCTTATCATCTGGGAAGGCTCCAGGGTTGAAAGTGATCCAGCGACCTTACAGCTGCGATGTATGTGAGAAAAGTTTCCCACATTTAGGAGACCTAAAGagacaccagagaatacacacaggagagaaaccatatggctgtgatcaatgtgggaagagttttcgTCAGCCAGGGCAACTGACGAAACACAAGCTAACACACACCGGAGAGAAATCTTAtcgctgtgatcaatgtgggaagagttttgctcGAGCTGATACCAGGACTGAACACAagcgaacacacacaggagagaaatcttatgtCTGTGATCGATGTGGTAAGAGTTTCACTACCTTAGGAGCACTGACTatacaccagagaattcacacaggagagaaaccatatgTCTGCGCTGTATGTGAAAAGAGTTTCCGTCAGTCAGGACAACTGACTATACACAAGCGGACACACACGGGAGAGAAACCATATAACTGTGATCAATGTGAGAAGAGTTTTGCCGAAGCTGGTTCCCTGACTGAACACAGACGaacacatacaggagagaaaccatatgtctgtgatcaatgtgggaagagtttcactaCCTTAGGAACACTGACTatacaccagagaattcacacaggagagaaaccttttgtTTGTGCTATATGCGGAAAGAGTTTCCGTCAAACGGTACAACTGACAAGGCACAAGAGAACACACGCGGGAGAGAAATCTTACAGAAGCTTTGATCAATGA